In Aureibaculum algae, the following are encoded in one genomic region:
- a CDS encoding acyl-CoA carboxylase subunit beta yields the protein MDINFNKNEDHNKLQVGALRDKLRNVYNGGGKKRIEKQHAKGKLTARERIDYLLDNNSNRIEIAAFAGEGMYTEHGGCPSGGVVVKIGYVKGKQCIVVANDATVKAGAWFPITGKKNLRAQEIAIENRLPIIYLVDSAGVYLPLQDEIFPDKEHFGRIFRNNAIMSSMGITQIAAVMGSCVAGGAYLPIMSDEALIVDKTGSIFLAGSYLVKAAIGESIDNETLGGATTHCEISGVTDYKAKDDKDALDTIKNIVDKIGDFDKAGYNRAKAIDPKDNPEEIYGILPKSRAEQYDMFEIIKRLVDNSEYDEYKAGYGKSLITAYARIDGWAVGIVANQRKVVKTAKGEMQFGGVIYSDSADKATRFIANCNQKKIPLVFLQDVTGFMVGSKSEHGGIIKDGAKMVNAVSNSVVPKFTVIIGNSYGAGNYAMCGKAYDPRLIFAWPSAELAVMSGNSAAKVLLQIEKASLEKKGEKITKAKEDELFNKIKNRYDNQVSPYYAASRIWTDGVIDPLDTRTWISMGIEAANHAPIEKKFNLGILQV from the coding sequence ATGGATATAAATTTTAATAAAAACGAAGATCACAACAAATTACAAGTTGGAGCTCTCAGAGATAAATTGCGTAATGTTTATAATGGTGGTGGTAAAAAACGTATCGAAAAGCAACATGCTAAGGGCAAACTGACGGCTAGAGAACGTATAGATTATTTGTTAGATAATAATTCTAATCGTATAGAAATAGCTGCTTTTGCTGGAGAAGGAATGTATACGGAACATGGTGGATGTCCTTCAGGTGGTGTCGTGGTTAAAATTGGTTATGTAAAAGGTAAACAATGTATTGTTGTTGCCAACGACGCTACTGTTAAAGCGGGTGCTTGGTTTCCAATTACAGGTAAAAAGAATTTAAGAGCTCAAGAAATTGCTATTGAAAATAGACTTCCTATTATTTATTTAGTAGATTCTGCAGGTGTATATTTGCCCTTGCAGGATGAAATTTTTCCTGATAAAGAACATTTCGGTCGCATTTTTAGAAATAATGCTATAATGAGTAGCATGGGCATTACCCAAATAGCTGCCGTTATGGGCAGTTGTGTTGCTGGAGGGGCATACTTACCTATTATGAGTGATGAGGCCTTAATTGTAGATAAAACAGGAAGTATTTTCCTTGCGGGGAGTTATTTGGTAAAAGCTGCCATTGGAGAAAGTATTGATAATGAAACATTAGGAGGAGCAACAACACATTGTGAAATTTCTGGAGTAACAGATTATAAAGCAAAAGATGACAAAGATGCGTTGGATACGATTAAGAATATTGTTGATAAAATTGGCGATTTTGATAAAGCAGGTTATAATCGTGCAAAAGCTATAGATCCAAAGGATAATCCCGAAGAAATTTACGGTATCTTACCTAAGTCAAGAGCTGAACAATATGACATGTTCGAAATTATTAAACGTTTAGTTGATAATTCTGAATATGATGAATATAAAGCAGGTTATGGTAAATCATTAATTACGGCGTATGCCCGTATTGATGGTTGGGCCGTTGGTATTGTTGCCAATCAGCGGAAAGTTGTGAAAACAGCTAAAGGAGAAATGCAATTTGGAGGGGTTATTTATTCTGACAGTGCTGATAAAGCCACACGTTTTATTGCTAATTGTAACCAAAAGAAAATTCCATTAGTATTTTTACAAGATGTAACAGGATTTATGGTAGGTAGTAAATCAGAACATGGAGGCATTATAAAAGATGGAGCCAAAATGGTAAATGCCGTGAGTAATTCTGTGGTACCAAAATTCACCGTTATAATTGGTAATAGTTACGGAGCTGGTAACTATGCCATGTGTGGAAAAGCCTATGACCCACGACTTATTTTTGCTTGGCCAAGTGCAGAACTGGCTGTAATGAGTGGTAATTCGGCAGCCAAAGTATTACTACAAATTGAAAAAGCATCTTTAGAGAAAAAGGGAGAAAAAATTACCAAAGCAAAAGAAGATGAACTTTTTAATAAGATAAAAAACAGATACGACAATCAAGTTTCTCCCTATTATGCCGCATCTAGGATTTGGACAGATGGGGTCATTGATCCGTTAGATACTAGAACTTGGATTAGTATGGGTATTGAAGCCGCTAACCACGCTCCTATTGAAAAGAAGTTTAATTTGGGAATTTTACAGGTTTAA
- a CDS encoding NADPH-dependent FMN reductase — MHKKKIIAFAGSNSKQSINKKLVVLASKQLSNADVAVLDLNDFDLPLYGIDEENENGYPEAAQRFNELLNNSDGIILSLAEHNGAYSVAFKNIFDWVSRIDKLVWKNKPMLLMSTAPGGRGGASVMEIALGKFPRMGADIIANFSLPFFNDNYSETGITDKEINIEFLKGIYNFEKALQK, encoded by the coding sequence ATGCATAAAAAGAAAATTATTGCTTTTGCAGGAAGTAACAGTAAGCAATCTATAAATAAGAAACTGGTTGTTTTAGCATCGAAACAATTAAGTAATGCAGATGTAGCTGTATTAGATTTGAATGATTTTGATTTACCTCTCTATGGTATTGATGAAGAAAACGAAAATGGATACCCAGAAGCTGCCCAACGATTTAATGAATTATTAAATAATTCGGACGGTATTATTCTTTCTTTAGCAGAGCATAATGGAGCCTATTCTGTAGCTTTTAAAAATATTTTTGATTGGGTATCTCGAATTGATAAGTTAGTTTGGAAAAACAAACCGATGTTGCTCATGTCAACAGCACCTGGTGGTAGGGGCGGAGCTTCAGTTATGGAAATTGCATTGGGTAAATTTCCAAGAATGGGTGCTGATATTATAGCTAATTTTTCATTGCCTTTTTTTAATGATAATTATAGTGAAACAGGTATTACAGATAAAGAAATAAATATTGAATTTTTAAAAGGAATTTACAATTTTGAAAAGGCTTTACAAAAATGA
- a CDS encoding CDGSH iron-sulfur domain-containing protein, with product MHSRLFWKGLLHVFNPQNRPWVNMEGATSKRIENQVNACPSGALTIKKDLNKEIMKSENIKITLAENGPLLVNGTCAVTKIDGSIDIKEKVTAFCRCGASNNKPYCDGEHKKINFIG from the coding sequence ATCCATTCAAGGTTATTTTGGAAAGGATTATTACACGTTTTTAACCCACAAAACAGACCTTGGGTAAACATGGAAGGAGCTACTTCAAAGCGTATTGAGAATCAAGTAAATGCATGTCCGTCAGGGGCACTAACTATTAAAAAAGATTTAAATAAAGAAATTATGAAAAGTGAAAATATAAAAATAACCTTAGCGGAAAACGGCCCATTATTAGTCAATGGAACTTGTGCAGTAACCAAAATAGATGGTTCAATTGATATTAAAGAGAAAGTTACCGCCTTTTGCAGGTGTGGTGCCTCAAATAATAAACCATATTGTGATGGGGAACATAAAAAAATAAATTTTATAGGTTAG
- a CDS encoding thioredoxin domain-containing protein — MEIIIYGKKGDAHTVAFKNFLRMAEIDFIYKNLAIDEEAIRHTKELYDGAVKYPTLIIDGEVYLTPTSDTFNKVMKELHLRG, encoded by the coding sequence ATGGAAATAATCATTTATGGTAAAAAGGGAGATGCACATACCGTGGCATTTAAAAACTTTTTAAGAATGGCGGAAATTGATTTCATTTATAAAAATTTAGCTATTGACGAAGAAGCGATAAGGCATACTAAAGAATTATATGATGGAGCTGTTAAATACCCAACATTAATAATAGATGGTGAAGTGTATTTAACCCCAACTTCAGATACTTTTAACAAAGTGATGAAAGAACTGCACTTAAGAGGCTAA
- a CDS encoding CAL67264 family membrane protein, with translation MIMNKNTVLGYATLIMIAMGVILIALGAFRYDDVAGWGFAAVGIGFFANAWVFNALKGRV, from the coding sequence ATGATTATGAACAAAAATACCGTATTGGGTTATGCCACATTAATAATGATTGCAATGGGTGTAATATTAATTGCCCTTGGAGCCTTTAGATATGATGATGTTGCTGGATGGGGTTTTGCTGCTGTAGGAATCGGTTTCTTTGCAAATGCATGGGTGTTTAATGCACTCAAAGGACGTGTGTAA
- the ettA gene encoding energy-dependent translational throttle protein EttA → MADDKKVIFSMNKVSKTFQSTNKQVLKDIYLSFFYGAKIGILGLNGSGKSTLLKIIAGIEKNYQGDVVFAPGYKVGYLEQEPKLDETKTVIDIVKEGVAETVAILDEYNKINDMFGLEEVYSDADKMEKLMAQQAELQDKIDASNAWELDTKLEIAMDALRTPEGDTPIKNLSGGERRRVALCRLLLQEPEILLLDEPTNHLDAESVHWLEHHLAQYKGTVIAVTHDRYFLDNVAGWILELDRGEGIPWKGNYSSWLDQKSKRLAQESKTASKRQKTLERELDWVRQGAKGRQTKQKARLKNYDKLLSQDQKQLDEKLEIYIPNGPRLGTNVIEAKGVSKAFGDKLLYDNLNFNLPQAGIVGIIGPNGAGKTTIFKMIMGEEKPDKGEFIVGETAKIAYVDQAHSNIDPDKSIWQNFSDEQDLILMGGKQVNSRAYLSRFNFSGSEQNKKVNTLSGGERNRLHLAMTLKEEGNVLLLDEPTNDLDVNTLRALEEGLESFAGCAVVISHDRWFLDRICTHILAFEGDSEVYFFEGGFSEYEENKKQRLGGDLMPKRIKYKKLIR, encoded by the coding sequence ATGGCTGACGATAAAAAAGTTATCTTTTCAATGAATAAGGTTTCAAAAACCTTTCAAAGTACCAATAAACAAGTATTAAAAGATATCTATTTAAGCTTCTTTTATGGAGCCAAAATTGGAATATTAGGACTCAACGGTTCTGGTAAATCTACCTTGCTTAAAATAATTGCTGGGATAGAAAAAAATTACCAAGGTGATGTTGTTTTTGCTCCAGGCTATAAGGTTGGTTATTTAGAACAAGAGCCGAAATTAGATGAAACTAAAACTGTAATTGATATTGTTAAAGAAGGTGTAGCAGAGACAGTTGCAATTCTTGATGAATATAATAAGATTAATGACATGTTTGGATTGGAAGAAGTATATTCTGATGCAGATAAGATGGAGAAACTAATGGCTCAACAAGCAGAACTTCAAGATAAAATTGATGCTTCTAATGCATGGGAATTAGACACTAAGCTAGAAATTGCTATGGACGCTTTAAGAACTCCTGAAGGTGATACCCCTATTAAGAATTTATCTGGTGGTGAAAGACGACGTGTTGCGTTGTGTAGATTATTATTACAAGAACCTGAAATTTTATTATTAGATGAGCCAACAAACCATTTAGATGCGGAATCTGTTCATTGGTTAGAACATCATTTAGCTCAATATAAAGGAACTGTAATAGCGGTAACGCATGATAGATATTTTCTAGATAATGTAGCGGGATGGATTTTGGAACTAGATAGAGGTGAAGGTATTCCTTGGAAAGGGAATTATTCTTCTTGGTTAGATCAAAAGTCAAAACGATTGGCACAAGAAAGCAAAACAGCTTCTAAGCGTCAAAAGACCTTAGAACGAGAGTTAGATTGGGTACGTCAAGGAGCGAAAGGAAGACAAACCAAGCAGAAAGCAAGGTTAAAGAATTATGATAAACTGTTGAGTCAAGACCAAAAACAACTGGATGAAAAGTTAGAAATTTACATTCCTAATGGTCCACGATTGGGGACAAATGTTATCGAAGCCAAAGGAGTGAGTAAAGCATTTGGTGATAAATTATTATATGACAATTTAAACTTTAACTTACCTCAAGCAGGTATCGTAGGTATTATTGGTCCTAACGGTGCCGGTAAAACCACTATTTTTAAAATGATAATGGGTGAGGAAAAACCAGATAAGGGTGAATTCATAGTAGGAGAAACTGCTAAAATTGCCTATGTAGATCAAGCACATTCAAACATTGATCCCGACAAGAGCATATGGCAAAACTTTTCCGATGAGCAAGATTTAATTTTAATGGGAGGAAAGCAGGTTAATTCTAGAGCTTATTTAAGCCGATTTAACTTTTCTGGTAGTGAGCAAAATAAAAAAGTAAATACCCTTTCAGGTGGTGAGCGTAACAGATTACATTTAGCCATGACTTTAAAAGAAGAGGGTAATGTATTACTTTTAGATGAGCCTACTAATGACTTAGATGTAAATACGTTAAGAGCACTTGAGGAAGGGCTAGAAAGTTTTGCGGGCTGTGCAGTTGTTATTAGTCACGACCGTTGGTTTTTAGATAGAATTTGTACACATATTTTAGCATTTGAAGGTGACAGTGAAGTTTATTTCTTTGAAGGTGGGTTTAGTGAGTATGAAGAAAATAAGAAACAACGTTTGGGGGGTGATTTAATGCCAAAACGTATTAAATATAAAAAGTTAATTCGTTAA